A genomic segment from Bradyrhizobium sp. ISRA430 encodes:
- a CDS encoding WD40 repeat domain-containing protein has product MNEQYGRKTQMPIPRFQRAVALVLIFATTTLAAVPAVAQVRATLKGHTLALASIDYSPDGRYVATGSYDKTARIWDATTGAEIVTLRGHEATVEAVRFSPDGKTLATGSYDSTVKLWDWASGRELATFRGHTNMIRSLAFAPDGKTIASGSHDNTIKLWDVATGKERATLRHNGAVRSLAFSHDSRILSSGSNDYTAKLWDVATGQELTTLEGHEHGVRGIAFSPDDTTLVTGSMDTTVRLWDVARRKEKAILEGSTSEVLCVAFSPDGKLVAAGSVDNSLRIWDAATGEDLVVRWSGVGDRVRGVAFSPDGKTLATATMDHLAKIWDVDQLLKSGIEPAPEEIGPKGEERASLKGHKSFVTAVAFTPDDRMLASASHDKTIKLWDVATGNELRTLAGHSGAVVTLAISPDSKILMTGSYDRTAKLWELPSGKEIATLAGHTNIIRAVAYAPDGKTAISAGYDETIKLWDIGSHREIATLTGHTGGVKALAFSPDSRLIASGSIDGTIKLWDVSSAKEVATIDVHTGPVHSVTFSPDGKLLASAGASNDVQLFEVETRKELAPFKGHTAWARFCAFSPDGKMLASAGLDNTVRLWDVATRRQTAALKGHLRRIHFVTFSHDGKIVATAAMDGTIKLWDTPRQVPPLAGSSVTAPGR; this is encoded by the coding sequence TTGAACGAGCAATATGGGAGGAAGACCCAAATGCCGATCCCGCGCTTTCAGAGAGCAGTGGCGCTCGTGCTGATTTTCGCCACGACGACCCTTGCAGCCGTACCAGCCGTTGCACAGGTCCGCGCCACACTGAAAGGCCACACCTTGGCTCTCGCGTCGATCGACTATTCGCCCGATGGGCGGTATGTCGCCACGGGCAGCTACGATAAGACGGCGAGGATTTGGGATGCAACGACGGGCGCCGAGATCGTAACGCTCAGAGGTCATGAGGCAACGGTCGAGGCAGTCCGTTTCTCGCCCGACGGCAAAACTCTGGCGACAGGAAGCTATGACAGCACTGTGAAGCTTTGGGACTGGGCTTCGGGGCGCGAGTTGGCCACGTTCAGGGGCCACACGAACATGATCCGGTCCCTTGCTTTCGCACCTGATGGGAAAACCATTGCCTCCGGGAGCCACGATAACACGATCAAATTGTGGGACGTGGCCACTGGAAAGGAGCGCGCTACGCTTCGACACAATGGCGCTGTGCGCTCATTGGCATTCAGCCATGACAGCAGGATTCTTTCCTCTGGCAGCAACGACTACACCGCCAAGCTGTGGGATGTCGCCACCGGCCAGGAGCTCACAACGCTCGAAGGCCACGAGCATGGTGTCCGCGGCATTGCATTCTCGCCCGATGACACCACGCTTGTCACTGGCAGCATGGATACGACCGTGCGGCTTTGGGATGTCGCCCGGCGCAAGGAGAAGGCGATACTTGAGGGCTCGACAAGCGAGGTTCTGTGCGTCGCGTTTTCACCGGACGGCAAGCTTGTGGCCGCCGGAAGCGTAGACAATTCGCTGCGGATCTGGGACGCCGCAACTGGCGAAGATCTCGTTGTGCGATGGAGCGGGGTCGGTGACCGCGTCCGTGGAGTGGCCTTCTCGCCGGATGGCAAAACCCTCGCGACGGCGACGATGGATCATCTCGCCAAGATTTGGGATGTTGATCAATTGTTGAAGTCCGGCATCGAGCCCGCACCTGAGGAGATCGGGCCGAAGGGTGAGGAACGGGCATCGCTGAAAGGGCACAAATCTTTCGTGACCGCTGTGGCTTTTACGCCCGACGATCGGATGCTCGCTTCAGCAAGCCACGATAAGACGATTAAATTGTGGGATGTTGCGACGGGCAACGAGCTTCGGACTCTTGCCGGCCACAGCGGCGCAGTTGTTACGCTCGCGATCTCGCCCGACAGCAAAATCCTCATGACAGGTTCTTACGACCGCACCGCCAAGCTCTGGGAGCTGCCATCTGGGAAGGAGATCGCCACACTCGCGGGCCACACGAACATCATCCGCGCCGTGGCTTACGCGCCCGACGGAAAGACGGCGATTTCTGCGGGCTACGACGAAACCATCAAGCTCTGGGATATCGGCAGCCATCGAGAGATCGCCACCCTCACGGGCCACACCGGCGGCGTGAAGGCGTTGGCATTCTCCCCCGACAGCCGGCTGATCGCGTCAGGCAGCATCGACGGTACCATAAAGCTTTGGGATGTCTCCTCGGCAAAGGAGGTGGCCACTATCGATGTGCATACTGGGCCGGTCCACTCAGTGACATTCTCCCCGGATGGCAAGCTGCTGGCATCAGCCGGTGCAAGTAATGATGTACAGCTCTTCGAAGTTGAGACGCGCAAGGAGTTGGCGCCGTTCAAAGGCCACACCGCCTGGGCCCGTTTTTGCGCGTTCTCGCCCGACGGCAAAATGCTCGCATCGGCTGGCCTCGATAACACAGTGCGCCTCTGGGATGTCGCAACCCGCCGGCAAACGGCCGCGCTCAAAGGACATCTCAGGCGCATCCACTTCGTCACGTTCTCGCATGACGGAAAGATTGTGGCGACCGCCGCCATGGACGGCACCATCAAACTCTGGGACACACCGAGGCAGGTGCCGCCACTCGCCGGATCCAGCGTTACAGCACCCGGACGGTAA
- a CDS encoding uridine kinase, with protein sequence MENQTLDRLTSALVVGSDTDEAEMARLDRQPVIQILPDANVVKIGGQSFIDRGREAVFPLVDEIVENLSKHKMIIGTGAGTRARHAYSVGLDLGMPTGVLSVLGFFVSIQNAKMIHYLLAKHGIPSIEPAQFAQMPLYLAERRACVCVGMPPYAYWQPNPEIGRIPPHRTDAGCYLISETLGACSMIYVKDEEGLYTADPKKDSKAKFIPRITVDELIALDLVDVVLERTVFQLMKNAKNRRSVQVINGLKRGNLTRALNGEQVGTVITA encoded by the coding sequence ATGGAAAACCAAACCTTGGATCGACTAACCTCTGCGCTCGTGGTTGGCAGCGACACCGACGAAGCGGAGATGGCGCGGCTCGATCGACAGCCGGTGATCCAGATCCTGCCGGATGCGAACGTCGTCAAGATTGGCGGACAAAGCTTCATCGATCGCGGTCGTGAGGCCGTATTTCCGCTTGTAGACGAGATCGTCGAAAACCTTTCCAAGCACAAGATGATCATCGGCACTGGAGCCGGCACCCGGGCCCGCCATGCCTACAGCGTTGGGCTCGACTTGGGCATGCCGACCGGAGTGCTGAGCGTGCTCGGGTTCTTCGTGAGCATCCAGAACGCAAAGATGATCCACTATTTGCTCGCCAAGCATGGAATTCCATCCATCGAGCCAGCTCAGTTCGCCCAGATGCCACTTTACCTCGCCGAGCGCCGAGCTTGCGTTTGCGTCGGTATGCCCCCGTACGCCTATTGGCAGCCCAACCCCGAGATCGGCCGCATTCCACCGCACCGGACCGACGCCGGATGTTACCTCATAAGCGAGACCTTGGGCGCCTGCTCAATGATCTACGTCAAGGATGAAGAGGGCCTTTACACGGCAGACCCGAAGAAGGACTCGAAGGCCAAGTTCATTCCAAGGATTACGGTCGACGAACTCATTGCGCTTGATCTTGTCGACGTGGTGTTGGAGCGGACCGTATTCCAGCTCATGAAGAATGCCAAAAACCGCCGCTCGGTTCAGGTGATTAACGGCTTGAAGCGGGGCAACCTCACGCGCGCACTCAACGGCGAGCAAGTCGGAACCGTGATTACGGCTTGA
- a CDS encoding NAD(P)/FAD-dependent oxidoreductase — translation MSVSELTKRVRRELTYLDYPAREWTVPRLIDGVPVLDVLIVGAGQSGLGIAFGLRLERITNFRIIDRRRRGFEGPWRSFARMKHLRTPKEVTGIDFGVPSLTVRAWYEEKFGRRAWDRIDTLPPEVWRLYLDWYRDVLDLAVENEVELILIEPADDIFLAHLRRSDGIERVHARKIVLATGFEGSGRWRAPKSLVAHLSAALYAHSADDIDFRRLAGKRIGILGAGASAFDNAALALEAGAARVDLCFRRSEMPRVNPLTWMNFAGMLGHFGELTDLDRWRFMRHILEELPVPPTQDAYWRCRRFENFSWHPNCGWSVIDEACGIARVRSSNRTFEFDFMIFASGVETDLSARPELALFFEQIALWHDRFTPPSGEESESLARYPYLGQAFEFTERHRGAAPFLRGLHNFTFGAMLSHGISGAAITGIKYGVRRLVNGIARDLFCEESAAYYQNLLSYQTPELRSLDTAFVWLSQLGSDAANFDSFANQLDQHEFATLRALLQRPRPQHESLTVKSARPARAKRTSRPKCLKKKKRK, via the coding sequence ATGAGCGTTTCCGAACTCACGAAGCGCGTTCGGCGCGAGCTGACGTATTTGGACTATCCGGCTCGGGAGTGGACCGTCCCGCGATTAATAGACGGCGTGCCGGTTCTGGACGTGCTGATTGTCGGCGCTGGACAGAGCGGGCTGGGGATCGCCTTCGGTCTGAGGCTGGAGCGTATAACAAATTTCAGGATCATTGATCGTCGTCGGCGCGGGTTTGAAGGACCTTGGCGCAGTTTCGCGCGGATGAAGCATTTGCGCACGCCGAAAGAGGTGACCGGCATTGATTTCGGCGTTCCGAGTCTAACGGTGCGGGCGTGGTACGAGGAAAAATTTGGGCGGCGAGCATGGGATCGCATAGACACCCTCCCTCCGGAAGTATGGCGTTTGTATCTGGATTGGTACCGGGATGTCTTGGATCTCGCGGTTGAAAACGAGGTCGAACTAATTCTGATTGAGCCGGCGGATGACATTTTCCTAGCCCATCTGCGTCGCTCCGATGGGATTGAGCGGGTGCATGCAAGAAAGATCGTTCTTGCAACGGGCTTTGAGGGGAGCGGCAGGTGGCGAGCTCCTAAGTCTCTGGTCGCTCATTTGTCCGCAGCGCTCTATGCACATTCGGCCGATGATATCGATTTTCGCAGGCTTGCGGGAAAACGCATTGGTATCCTTGGTGCCGGTGCATCGGCCTTTGACAACGCAGCTCTCGCACTTGAGGCGGGCGCCGCGCGAGTAGACCTTTGCTTCCGCCGTTCGGAGATGCCGCGAGTTAACCCACTCACCTGGATGAATTTTGCCGGTATGTTGGGCCACTTCGGGGAGCTGACGGACCTGGACCGCTGGCGATTCATGCGCCACATTCTCGAGGAGCTTCCGGTTCCGCCGACACAGGACGCCTATTGGCGATGCCGCAGGTTTGAGAATTTTAGCTGGCACCCCAACTGCGGATGGAGCGTCATTGACGAAGCATGCGGCATTGCGAGGGTCCGAAGCAGCAATCGCACTTTCGAATTCGATTTCATGATATTTGCGAGCGGAGTCGAGACGGACCTCTCGGCGCGTCCGGAGCTCGCCCTATTCTTTGAACAAATAGCCCTTTGGCACGATCGCTTTACGCCTCCATCCGGCGAAGAAAGCGAGTCACTCGCGCGCTATCCCTATTTGGGTCAAGCCTTCGAATTCACGGAGCGGCACCGCGGTGCCGCTCCGTTCCTGCGAGGACTACACAATTTCACGTTCGGAGCGATGCTGAGCCATGGTATTTCGGGAGCGGCCATCACGGGAATAAAATATGGAGTGCGGCGGCTCGTAAACGGGATCGCGCGTGATCTGTTTTGCGAGGAATCGGCCGCTTATTACCAAAATCTGCTATCATACCAAACGCCTGAACTGCGCAGCCTGGATACTGCATTTGTTTGGTTGAGCCAGCTTGGCAGTGACGCTGCCAACTTCGACAGCTTTGCCAATCAGCTGGATCAACATGAGTTTGCCACGCTCCGTGCCTTGTTGCAGCGACCAAGGCCGCAGCATGAATCTCTGACTGTAAAGTCCGCCCGCCCCGCCCGCGCGAAGCGCACCTCACGACCGAAGTGTCTCAAAAAGAAAAAGCGGAAGTGA
- a CDS encoding alpha/beta hydrolase: MAEGNATFTDDNVILFLHGATSPSICDFDLSYQDYSWADWLVNQGYVVYMGDYRNYGGSTREAAMDDPPAKNQPLTRSYLALRDVEAMVDAIKTKRGIRRVTLIGWSWGAMIAGYYASLHSENVRKLVLYAPLYNFNDHTNLGPGSSLQNKRKPREFNFSLGAYRLASEAANTGRWNGEIPVENKDEYRDPALPAEFWNACLATDPTSNSRSPPSLRAPNGVLEDSFYQATDRPLWNAANIYAPTLIIGGNFDTWSYQEDREGLMRDLIHAPTKKNVLITDATHFVLFEKKRFEFFDQVLRFLRQ, translated from the coding sequence ATGGCGGAAGGCAACGCAACTTTTACGGACGACAACGTCATCCTTTTTCTGCACGGGGCGACCAGCCCTTCGATCTGCGATTTCGATCTTTCCTATCAGGACTACTCCTGGGCCGATTGGTTGGTGAACCAGGGATACGTCGTCTATATGGGAGATTATCGCAACTATGGCGGCTCGACTCGCGAGGCTGCGATGGACGATCCGCCCGCAAAAAATCAACCTCTGACGCGCTCCTATCTCGCCTTGCGAGACGTGGAAGCCATGGTCGACGCTATAAAGACCAAACGCGGCATCAGGAGGGTGACCCTGATCGGCTGGTCATGGGGCGCGATGATAGCGGGCTACTACGCGTCTTTGCACTCGGAGAACGTGCGGAAGCTCGTGCTCTACGCGCCGCTCTACAATTTCAACGATCACACGAACCTGGGACCCGGCAGCTCGCTGCAGAACAAGCGCAAACCTCGCGAATTCAACTTCTCGCTTGGAGCTTATCGCCTTGCTTCCGAGGCCGCGAATACCGGCCGTTGGAACGGCGAAATCCCTGTCGAGAACAAGGATGAATATCGCGATCCGGCTCTACCTGCCGAGTTCTGGAACGCCTGTCTTGCCACCGATCCAACCAGCAACTCGCGATCACCTCCAAGTCTTCGAGCGCCGAACGGTGTATTGGAAGACTCGTTCTATCAGGCGACCGACAGGCCACTTTGGAATGCCGCCAACATCTATGCGCCCACATTGATCATCGGCGGCAATTTCGACACCTGGTCCTATCAAGAGGATCGTGAAGGGCTGATGCGCGATCTCATCCACGCGCCGACCAAGAAGAACGTGCTCATCACAGATGCCACTCACTTTGTCCTGTTCGAGAAGAAGCGGTTTGAGTTCTTCGATCAGGTCCTCAGGTTCCTGCGCCAATAG
- the modC gene encoding molybdenum ABC transporter ATP-binding protein — protein MIQVDVQHRLGSFELNAHFISDGRITALFGQSGSGKTSLVNIIGGLIRPDRAYISLNGDVIVDTKHKVFVPKHRRRVGYVFQEGRLFPHLTVRQNLLYGWWFTPASKRIGQLAPIVDLLGIDHLLDRRPGSLSGGEKQRVAIGRALLATPRLLLMDEPLASLDEARKAEILPYLERLRDETEVPIIYVSHSVPEVARLASTMVVMTDGVVVATGPTSDIMARLDLVPFTNLVEAGAVLEAEILEHDEQFGLTVLGLCGGRLWVPRLNERIPGSKVRVHIRARDVMISTRRPEGLSALNVLRGVVAELAPQRGPILDLRLDCGGQAILARLTQRSVETLGLTPGTPVYAVIKTVGFDRQTLGAAFPQANGADTTAIPM, from the coding sequence ATGATCCAAGTCGACGTACAGCACCGTCTCGGCTCGTTCGAGCTCAACGCCCACTTTATCAGTGACGGGCGGATCACCGCGCTCTTTGGCCAGTCCGGCTCCGGCAAGACGTCGCTGGTCAACATTATTGGCGGCCTTATTCGCCCTGACCGCGCCTATATCTCGTTGAACGGCGACGTTATCGTCGACACAAAGCATAAGGTGTTTGTGCCAAAGCATCGCCGCCGGGTCGGGTATGTTTTCCAGGAGGGGCGGCTGTTCCCACATCTTACCGTGCGCCAGAACCTCCTATACGGCTGGTGGTTCACGCCGGCGAGCAAACGCATTGGCCAGCTTGCACCGATCGTCGACCTGCTCGGGATCGACCATTTACTTGATCGTCGTCCGGGCTCGCTTTCCGGCGGCGAGAAACAACGAGTCGCGATAGGACGGGCCTTGCTGGCTACGCCACGGCTGCTGCTGATGGATGAGCCGCTCGCTTCACTCGACGAAGCGCGGAAGGCTGAGATCCTGCCTTATCTGGAGCGCCTGCGCGACGAGACCGAAGTGCCCATTATCTATGTCAGCCATTCGGTGCCGGAAGTTGCACGTCTGGCGAGCACTATGGTCGTGATGACAGATGGTGTCGTCGTAGCGACGGGACCGACCTCCGATATCATGGCGCGCCTGGATCTGGTCCCGTTCACCAATCTTGTGGAGGCAGGGGCTGTTCTCGAAGCCGAGATCCTCGAGCACGACGAGCAATTTGGGCTGACCGTATTGGGCCTCTGCGGAGGCAGGCTCTGGGTTCCGCGTCTCAACGAGCGCATTCCTGGCAGCAAGGTCCGGGTGCATATCCGCGCTCGCGACGTAATGATCAGCACGCGCCGCCCTGAAGGACTTAGCGCGCTGAATGTATTGCGCGGAGTCGTTGCGGAGCTCGCTCCGCAGCGTGGGCCTATCCTGGATCTGCGTCTCGATTGCGGCGGGCAGGCGATCCTAGCGCGTCTGACGCAGCGGTCGGTCGAGACGCTTGGTTTGACGCCAGGCACGCCGGTTTACGCGGTGATCAAGACCGTGGGGTTCGATAGGCAGACGCTTGGGGCCGCCTTCCCTCAAGCCAATGGCGCCGACACGACAGCCATTCCGATGTGA
- a CDS encoding uridine kinase: protein MTKVPENREIPIDKRRHVESMLMRESLLDKQVMSSTETPVVPMLPFCHVIKIGGRSIIDQGKKTVYPLVESLARILENFKLVIGTGGGVRSRHVTSIGMDLGLPTGVLAQLRIIDALGNAHLLGTLLAPYGVVAIPPEILGHMLPFFIRSAPGVICNGDPPFSIWEQTPRLGRIPPHRTDAGTFLLAECYGCATHTLIKDVDGLYDADPKLNPDAKFISEITVSELRTLNLPTLPFDRVLIDLLANARQVKKFQIINGLKPALLERALLGEHVGTLVRKD, encoded by the coding sequence ATGACCAAAGTCCCTGAGAATCGGGAAATCCCGATCGACAAGCGTCGTCACGTCGAATCGATGCTGATGCGCGAGAGCCTGCTCGATAAGCAGGTCATGTCATCCACTGAAACCCCAGTCGTGCCAATGCTGCCATTCTGCCACGTCATCAAGATTGGCGGACGCTCCATCATCGACCAAGGGAAGAAAACCGTTTACCCGTTAGTCGAATCTCTTGCCAGAATACTCGAAAACTTCAAACTCGTGATCGGCACCGGTGGCGGCGTGCGCAGCCGCCATGTGACTTCGATCGGCATGGATCTCGGCCTGCCGACCGGCGTGCTGGCCCAACTCCGGATCATCGACGCGCTCGGAAATGCGCATCTCCTTGGTACATTGCTGGCACCATACGGCGTCGTCGCCATTCCACCCGAAATTCTCGGGCACATGCTGCCCTTCTTCATCAGATCGGCTCCGGGCGTGATCTGCAATGGAGACCCCCCGTTCTCAATTTGGGAGCAAACACCCCGCTTAGGGCGCATCCCGCCGCATCGGACCGATGCCGGTACTTTCCTGTTAGCAGAATGCTACGGCTGCGCCACACATACCCTGATCAAGGACGTGGACGGCCTCTACGACGCCGATCCAAAGCTCAACCCAGATGCCAAGTTTATCAGCGAGATCACGGTCTCCGAACTCAGAACGCTCAACCTGCCGACGCTTCCCTTCGATCGTGTCCTGATCGATCTGCTCGCCAACGCTCGCCAAGTCAAGAAATTCCAGATCATCAACGGGCTCAAGCCCGCGCTGCTAGAGCGAGCGCTGCTGGGTGAACATGTGGGGACACTCGTCCGCAAGGACTGA
- a CDS encoding AAA family ATPase, with amino-acid sequence MEIGTWLRRLGLGQHESLFIANAIDCDVLPQLTEVDFEKIGIPLGDRKRLMNAISVLPSGPPSGVVNAAIAQYAERRHLTVMICDLVDSTALAARLDPEDMGAVIDAYHAACARITRSYDGFLADFRGDGILAYFGYPIAHEDDPERTVRAALDIIAAVARLETRAGEPLAVRIGIATGMVVVGDLGGEGKLREHSVVGGAPNIAARVQALVEPNTVVVADSTRRLLGDIFSLRDLGAHHLKGISEPVSAWAVQGLSASESRFEAVRPTELAHLIGRDSELEFLLERQRLARTGEGQIVLISGEPGIGKSRLAAALAERAAKYQPHVQFRYQCSPYHANSALHPVVEQLERNAGFKADDPVETRLDKLEALLSLRAQQVQTVVPLFAELLSIPFAGRYPKLELSPAQQRRRTLAALLDQFESRSRKQPILLLIEDVQWADDTTLELLDLIVERARQLPILALVTFRPEFEPPWTGLANVGSLVLGRLNPDDVKGVAMQVANGRALPIDVMKQIVTKTDGNPLFVEELTKAVLEAGILVEHQDRYQLEGPLPPFAIPETLHDSLMARLDRLHSVKEIAQIGATIGREFSYSLMRAVVARDETRLQHSLTELEEAGLIFRQGDLPDAIYSFKHALVRDAAYQSLLKRRRRQLHAQIARVLEEGFQDAAVNDPEILAHHFTEAGMLEQATDYWLKAGKRALGRSSNAEAVKHLTRGMELTQQLLSSPQRDRKELDFYLALGPAVAATEGDAAAETSRVFSRARALLGESASLEERMTILWGNYLAHTMRAEYSSALEDARHGLALAAEHDHPGVAVLATRFIGQSLHLTGAFAEAREHLDRALALCSTNPATISTYRRFGVDDAVNSLAWLSTTLLVLGYPKQSTTIVERTETLARTREQSFTTALALGNIVVLGTIGGDAKRALAHADEAISLSIEHEFAAIERRARFFRGALLAQGGDLQVGIELMRSALAATYRNSERCRRTLYLGHLAFAHAQLGEPEVGLRLLDEGVQLAEATGERFFEAELYRLRGSINLKLGRRDEAEAELLRAVAIARQQQARWWELRASICLARHWSNEGRYFEARSLAKPIYTWFTEGRDTPDLRDARNLVDELSAVSGMKEEPDHGNC; translated from the coding sequence ATGGAAATCGGGACTTGGCTGAGAAGGCTGGGACTGGGACAACATGAGTCCCTGTTCATCGCTAACGCCATAGATTGCGATGTGTTGCCGCAATTGACCGAAGTCGACTTCGAAAAGATTGGCATCCCACTCGGCGACCGGAAGCGCCTCATGAACGCAATCAGTGTGCTTCCCTCCGGCCCTCCCTCCGGTGTCGTGAATGCTGCAATTGCGCAGTACGCGGAACGGCGCCACCTCACGGTAATGATATGTGACTTGGTCGATTCGACCGCCCTGGCGGCACGCCTTGACCCGGAAGATATGGGTGCCGTCATCGACGCCTATCACGCTGCTTGTGCTCGTATCACGCGCTCCTATGACGGCTTTCTCGCCGACTTTCGCGGAGACGGCATCTTAGCGTATTTCGGCTATCCCATTGCGCACGAGGACGATCCCGAACGAACTGTGAGAGCTGCGCTGGATATCATTGCTGCTGTCGCACGGCTTGAAACCCGCGCAGGAGAGCCACTCGCCGTGCGTATCGGCATCGCTACCGGCATGGTGGTAGTCGGCGACCTGGGCGGCGAGGGTAAACTTCGGGAGCACTCCGTGGTTGGGGGCGCTCCTAATATCGCGGCTCGCGTGCAAGCCTTGGTCGAGCCGAATACGGTGGTTGTCGCCGACTCCACCCGCCGTCTTCTTGGCGATATCTTTAGTCTTCGCGACCTTGGCGCCCACCACCTCAAAGGCATTAGCGAGCCCGTGAGCGCGTGGGCCGTTCAGGGCCTTTCGGCTTCCGAAAGCCGCTTTGAGGCGGTGCGTCCGACAGAACTCGCCCATCTCATCGGCCGCGATTCCGAGTTGGAGTTCCTGTTGGAACGTCAACGTTTGGCTCGCACGGGCGAAGGCCAGATCGTTCTCATCTCCGGCGAGCCGGGCATCGGGAAATCGCGCTTAGCGGCAGCTCTGGCTGAACGTGCGGCTAAGTACCAACCACACGTGCAATTCCGTTATCAATGCTCGCCTTACCACGCCAACAGCGCACTTCATCCCGTGGTCGAGCAGTTGGAAAGGAACGCCGGATTTAAGGCGGACGATCCCGTCGAGACGCGGCTTGACAAGCTGGAGGCGCTCCTCTCATTGAGAGCGCAGCAAGTTCAGACGGTGGTACCACTTTTTGCTGAACTGCTATCGATCCCATTCGCGGGCCGTTATCCAAAACTGGAGCTAAGCCCCGCCCAGCAGCGTCGCCGCACGCTTGCCGCACTGCTCGATCAATTCGAGAGCCGTTCCCGCAAACAGCCCATCTTGCTGCTTATCGAAGACGTTCAGTGGGCCGACGACACCACCCTCGAATTGCTCGACCTCATCGTAGAGCGAGCCCGACAGCTGCCTATCCTTGCGCTGGTTACTTTTCGACCAGAGTTCGAGCCTCCCTGGACCGGTCTCGCAAATGTCGGAAGCCTGGTGCTCGGACGGCTCAACCCGGATGATGTCAAAGGTGTTGCCATGCAGGTGGCCAATGGCCGCGCGCTTCCGATCGACGTGATGAAGCAGATCGTAACAAAGACTGACGGAAACCCGCTCTTCGTAGAGGAACTCACCAAGGCAGTCCTCGAAGCAGGCATTCTGGTTGAACATCAGGATCGCTATCAGCTCGAGGGACCGTTACCGCCCTTTGCCATCCCGGAAACCCTTCACGACTCCCTGATGGCGCGGCTCGATCGCCTGCACTCAGTGAAGGAAATCGCCCAGATTGGCGCCACCATCGGTCGCGAATTTTCTTATTCCTTGATGCGGGCTGTGGTCGCTCGAGACGAAACACGGTTGCAGCATTCCCTCACCGAGCTCGAGGAGGCCGGGCTTATTTTCCGCCAAGGTGACCTGCCGGATGCCATTTATAGCTTCAAGCACGCATTGGTGCGGGATGCGGCTTATCAGAGCCTGTTGAAGAGACGGCGGCGGCAACTCCATGCGCAAATAGCCCGCGTCCTAGAGGAAGGATTCCAGGACGCCGCCGTGAACGACCCTGAAATCCTTGCGCACCATTTCACCGAAGCCGGCATGCTTGAGCAGGCTACGGACTATTGGCTCAAGGCCGGAAAGCGCGCGCTCGGTCGCTCCTCCAATGCCGAGGCTGTAAAACATCTCACGCGAGGAATGGAGCTGACCCAGCAACTGCTCAGCTCGCCGCAACGCGATCGCAAGGAACTGGATTTCTATCTGGCTCTTGGTCCTGCAGTCGCCGCAACTGAGGGCGATGCCGCGGCTGAAACGTCGCGGGTCTTCTCACGTGCTCGCGCGCTGCTTGGCGAAAGTGCCAGCCTAGAAGAACGGATGACGATCCTGTGGGGCAACTATCTAGCCCACACTATGCGCGCGGAGTATAGCTCAGCGCTGGAGGATGCCCGGCACGGCCTCGCGTTGGCCGCAGAGCATGATCATCCCGGTGTGGCCGTCCTAGCCACACGCTTCATTGGACAGTCATTGCATCTCACGGGTGCCTTCGCCGAAGCACGCGAACACCTCGATCGCGCCCTCGCATTATGCTCAACCAATCCAGCCACGATCTCGACCTATCGCCGCTTCGGAGTCGATGATGCGGTGAACAGCCTGGCGTGGCTCTCGACGACGCTATTAGTCCTTGGCTATCCTAAACAGTCTACAACAATCGTCGAGCGGACTGAAACTCTTGCTCGAACGAGAGAACAAAGCTTTACGACGGCCTTGGCTCTGGGGAACATAGTCGTTTTAGGCACGATAGGGGGCGACGCAAAGCGCGCCTTGGCTCACGCCGACGAGGCGATATCGCTTAGCATCGAGCATGAATTTGCGGCAATTGAACGAAGAGCACGTTTTTTCCGTGGAGCACTACTAGCCCAAGGAGGAGATCTTCAAGTCGGGATCGAACTGATGCGCAGTGCCTTGGCGGCAACTTACCGAAACTCGGAACGGTGCCGCCGCACTCTCTATTTGGGCCATCTCGCCTTCGCCCATGCCCAGCTCGGAGAGCCTGAAGTTGGACTGCGCTTGCTGGATGAAGGCGTTCAGCTGGCCGAAGCAACAGGCGAGAGGTTCTTTGAGGCCGAGTTGTATCGTCTTCGGGGCAGCATCAACCTAAAACTCGGCAGACGTGACGAGGCAGAGGCAGAACTGCTGCGAGCCGTGGCGATCGCACGGCAACAACAAGCCCGCTGGTGGGAGTTGCGTGCCTCGATCTGTCTCGCGCGGCATTGGAGTAACGAAGGCAGATATTTCGAAGCCAGGTCCCTCGCAAAGCCAATATACACTTGGTTCACAGAAGGTCGGGATACACCCGATCTAAGAGACGCCAGGAATCTCGTCGACGAACTAAGCGCAGTTTCAGGAATGAAAGAGGAGCCAGATCACGGCAACTGCTAG